One window of Lawsonibacter asaccharolyticus genomic DNA carries:
- a CDS encoding translation initiation factor IF-3 — MAEEQGLDLVKISPNAVPPVCKLMDYGKFRFEQTKREKEARKNQRVVEIKEIRMSPSIDVNDFNVKLRNAQKFLADGNRCKITVRFRGREMAHTNIGQDLLLKFAEECGEIAVMDKSPKLEGRHMSIFLSPKPAKDAKK; from the coding sequence ATGGCCGAGGAGCAGGGGCTGGATCTGGTCAAGATCTCTCCCAACGCTGTCCCCCCCGTATGCAAGCTGATGGATTACGGCAAGTTCCGGTTCGAGCAGACCAAGCGCGAGAAGGAAGCCCGCAAGAATCAGCGCGTGGTAGAGATCAAGGAGATCCGGATGTCTCCCAGCATCGACGTCAACGATTTCAACGTCAAGCTCCGCAACGCGCAGAAATTCCTGGCCGACGGCAACCGGTGCAAAATCACCGTGCGCTTCCGCGGTCGGGAGATGGCCCACACCAACATCGGTCAGGACCTGCTTCTGAAGTTTGCTGAGGAGTGCGGCGAGATCGCCGTGATGGACAAGAGCCCCAAGCTGGAGGGGCGGCACATGTCCATTTTCCTCTCCCCCAAACCCGCCAAGGACGCGAAAAAGTAA
- a CDS encoding LSU ribosomal protein L35P: MPKIKIKTHSGAKKRFSLTKTGKVKRAMTKKRHLLNGHGKTTKLKRALRGTTYADKTNEAAIKRMILYK; the protein is encoded by the coding sequence ATGCCGAAGATCAAGATCAAGACCCACAGCGGCGCCAAGAAGCGTTTTTCCCTCACCAAGACCGGCAAGGTCAAGCGCGCCATGACCAAGAAGCGTCACCTGCTCAACGGCCACGGCAAGACCACCAAGCTCAAGCGGGCTCTGCGCGGCACCACCTACGCCGACAAGACCAACGAGGCCGCCATCAAGCGCATGATCCTGTACAAGTAA
- a CDS encoding 50S ribosomal protein L20 produces MARVKGAMMTRKRRNKILKMAKGYWGSKSKHFKMANQAVMKSLTYAYTGRRLKKRDFRQLWITRINAACKLNGMNYSTFMNGLKKAGIAINRKMLAEMAVNDKAAFTQLTETAKKALA; encoded by the coding sequence ATGGCACGTGTAAAAGGCGCGATGATGACGCGCAAGAGAAGAAATAAGATCCTCAAGATGGCCAAGGGCTACTGGGGTTCCAAGTCCAAGCACTTCAAGATGGCCAACCAGGCCGTGATGAAGTCCCTGACCTATGCTTATACCGGCCGCCGGCTGAAGAAGCGCGACTTCCGTCAGCTGTGGATCACCCGGATCAACGCCGCCTGCAAGCTGAACGGCATGAATTACTCCACCTTCATGAACGGACTGAAGAAGGCCGGTATCGCCATCAACCGTAAGATGCTGGCTGAGATGGCCGTCAATGACAAGGCCGCGTTCACCCAGCTGACCGAGACCGCCAAGAAGGCCCTCGCCTGA